Proteins encoded together in one Microbacterium oxydans window:
- a CDS encoding iron-siderophore ABC transporter substrate-binding protein translates to MPRIAPWPLALLVVAAVALSGCAPATSGAGSNQSNVATGQEGFQDVRALAAELGTDAAPGEFPRTIRNIVANGTVGETEIPAKPQRVIVLDTGELDNMVALGIEPIGIAHPADTGMAPDYLEVGDAVDLGPYDALDLEQIKNLDPDLILGTSLRIDDDGLKKKLQDIAPTVLSPRPGVLWKENFLLNAAAVGEEEQAQKLLDAYEERAAAVGDDVVEANEGVAPTVSMLRFMAGRIRLYGNDSFIGTILADAGLPRPKTEDVNELAVEISAEEITKAEGDWLLWGTYGKPDATEQATVVDGPLWSKVKAVADGGVVREVNDGTWYLGLGVEGAQLVLDDLEAIAAER, encoded by the coding sequence ATGCCCCGCATCGCCCCCTGGCCCCTCGCCCTGCTCGTGGTCGCCGCCGTCGCCCTCTCCGGATGCGCCCCGGCCACCTCGGGCGCGGGCAGCAACCAGTCGAACGTCGCGACCGGGCAGGAGGGTTTCCAGGACGTCCGCGCCCTGGCGGCCGAGCTGGGGACGGATGCCGCACCCGGCGAGTTCCCGCGGACGATCCGCAACATCGTCGCCAACGGCACGGTCGGTGAGACCGAGATCCCGGCCAAGCCGCAGCGCGTGATCGTGCTCGACACAGGTGAACTCGACAACATGGTCGCCCTCGGCATCGAGCCCATCGGCATCGCCCACCCGGCCGACACCGGCATGGCCCCCGACTACCTCGAGGTGGGCGACGCCGTCGACCTGGGCCCCTACGACGCGCTCGACCTCGAGCAGATCAAGAACCTCGACCCGGATCTGATCCTCGGCACGTCGCTGCGCATCGACGACGACGGCCTGAAGAAGAAGCTGCAGGACATCGCGCCGACCGTGCTGTCTCCCCGCCCCGGCGTGCTGTGGAAGGAGAACTTCCTCCTCAACGCGGCTGCGGTCGGCGAGGAGGAGCAGGCGCAGAAGCTCCTCGACGCGTATGAGGAGCGCGCGGCCGCGGTCGGCGACGACGTCGTCGAGGCGAACGAGGGCGTCGCGCCCACGGTGTCGATGCTGCGCTTCATGGCAGGACGGATCCGGCTCTACGGCAACGACTCCTTCATCGGGACCATCCTCGCGGATGCCGGACTGCCGCGACCGAAGACCGAGGACGTGAACGAGCTCGCGGTCGAGATCTCGGCCGAGGAGATCACCAAGGCCGAGGGCGACTGGCTGCTGTGGGGAACCTACGGGAAGCCGGACGCCACCGAGCAGGCGACCGTCGTCGACGGGCCGCTCTGGAGCAAGGTGAAGGCGGTCGCCGACGGCGGCGTCGTCCGCGAGGTCAACGACGGCACCTGGTACCTCGGACTCGGCGTCGAGGGCGCGCAGCTCGTGCTCGACGACCTGGAAGCCATCGCCGCCGAACGGTGA
- a CDS encoding histidine phosphatase family protein, translating into MPFSTPPLQIALVRHGETDWNARNLFQGRVDRPLSPVGRHQARGVGSELAAVREWDRLVASPLVRARQTAEAIGDATGLSVEESIDDLIEQSFGAAEGVDREEAMVRWPDRNYPGGEPLPAVKVRAYRAWDRIVLQRRSTIVVSHVVVIRALVEAVTGSDPGFVGNGSATVLTAFGDGWALTGTTSPGLVP; encoded by the coding sequence ATGCCATTCTCGACCCCGCCCCTGCAGATCGCTTTGGTCCGTCATGGTGAGACCGACTGGAACGCCCGGAATCTGTTCCAAGGACGTGTCGATCGTCCCCTGAGTCCGGTCGGTCGGCACCAGGCCCGAGGCGTGGGGAGCGAGCTCGCTGCAGTACGGGAGTGGGATCGGCTCGTCGCCTCCCCGCTCGTGCGGGCGCGTCAGACGGCGGAGGCGATCGGCGATGCGACGGGGCTCTCGGTGGAGGAATCGATCGATGATCTCATCGAGCAGTCCTTCGGAGCGGCGGAAGGGGTGGACCGCGAGGAGGCGATGGTTCGCTGGCCCGACCGGAACTACCCCGGGGGTGAGCCGCTTCCTGCCGTGAAGGTGCGCGCCTATCGGGCCTGGGATCGGATCGTGCTCCAGCGGCGCAGCACCATCGTCGTCTCGCACGTCGTGGTCATCCGAGCGCTGGTCGAGGCGGTGACCGGAAGCGACCCCGGTTTCGTCGGCAACGGATCGGCGACGGTGCTGACGGCGTTCGGCGATGGATGGGCGCTGACCGGGACGACGTCGCCGGGCCTGGTGCCCTGA
- a CDS encoding dihydrofolate reductase family protein — protein sequence MRTLRYSINVTLDGCCHHEAGLPPDEESMRYWTAEMERADALLFGRTTYEMMESAWRRPASGVWPDWMDEWEIPFGEAIDRARKHVVSRTLEAVDWNAELVRGDLEQEVRRLKEEPGEALWVGGVTLPSALADLGLIDEYEFLVQPVLAGRGPRLLDGLRESIRLELVERREFRSGAVAMRFRPASSAV from the coding sequence ATGAGAACACTCCGATACTCGATCAACGTCACGCTCGACGGCTGCTGTCATCACGAGGCGGGACTCCCGCCGGATGAGGAGTCGATGCGGTACTGGACCGCGGAGATGGAGCGGGCGGACGCGCTCCTCTTCGGCAGGACGACCTACGAGATGATGGAGTCGGCCTGGCGACGGCCCGCTTCGGGGGTATGGCCGGACTGGATGGACGAGTGGGAGATCCCGTTCGGCGAGGCGATCGACCGGGCGAGGAAGCACGTCGTCTCCCGCACGCTGGAGGCGGTCGACTGGAACGCCGAGCTGGTGCGCGGCGACCTGGAGCAGGAGGTCCGGCGGCTCAAGGAGGAGCCGGGCGAAGCGCTCTGGGTGGGCGGTGTGACTCTGCCGTCGGCGTTGGCCGATCTGGGGCTGATCGACGAGTACGAGTTCCTCGTGCAGCCCGTTCTCGCGGGTCGGGGACCGAGGCTGCTCGACGGCCTGCGCGAGAGCATACGGCTCGAGCTCGTGGAGCGCCGGGAGTTCCGGTCCGGAGCGGTCGCGATGCGATTCCGTCCCGCATCGTCCGCGGTCTGA